The region GTTCGAACAGGCGTCGAAGAGCCTGGCGGGTTAGATAGAGCGAGTACGAGGCACCCGCTCTCTTCTCCCCTCCCTGGAAGGGAGGGGCTGGGGGTGGGTCGGCCCGACCAACTTCCCAACCTCGGCGATGATGGCTTCCGCCACGCCGTCCGGGTTAGCCATCACATCCGAATTCCAGAACCGCAGCACGGTCCAACCGAGGCTTTCCAGCCAGACGGTTCGCTTCAGATCATATTCG is a window of Sphingomonas sp. Leaf357 DNA encoding:
- a CDS encoding endonuclease domain-containing protein, translated to MPRVLPVMKERARDLRKHRTKAEALIWRRLHDYRPRFTTQLPIGSYIIDLACRRVKLAVEFDGSQHADSEYDLKRTVWLESLGWTVLRFWNSDVMANPDGVAEAIIAEVGKLVGPTHPQPLPSREGRRERVPRTRSI